A window from Schistosoma haematobium chromosome 1, whole genome shotgun sequence encodes these proteins:
- a CDS encoding hypothetical protein (SECRETED:SignalP(1-23)) yields MSANSMFLIALLSYTLINHLVSCKYYVRLHNGTNGASTEVNKSVGSLSPPWIPGSVCVPLIHDSKGQPPYWRLYEDVNYSGKDTAIGHGACIDDFMKSGLRRISSIQKCVYKKNETV; encoded by the exons ATGTCAGCTAATTCGATGTTTCTCATTGCTTTATTGTCATACACATTGATAAATCACTTAGTTTCATGCAAGTATTATGTACGATTGCACAATGGCACGAATGGTGCATCTACTGAGGTGAACAAAAGCGTTGGCTCACTCTCACCACCATGGATACCTGGATCTGTTTGTGTACCTTTGATACATGATTCGAAGGGACAGCCCCCATACTGGCGTTTATATGA AGACGTCAACTACTCTGGTAAAGACACTGCTATTGGACATGGTGCCTGCATTGATGACTTCATGAAATCCGGATTGAGAAGGATTTCCTCCATTCAAAAGTGTGTTTATAAGAAAAATGAAACGGTTTAA